The Oryzias melastigma strain HK-1 linkage group LG6, ASM292280v2, whole genome shotgun sequence genome includes a window with the following:
- the edc3 gene encoding enhancer of mRNA-decapping protein 3 has protein sequence MAADWLGCLVSINCGPTLGMYQGEVSSVDQSSQTISLRQPFHNGVKCPVPEVTFSAIDIKELKILEIKNGSVKNTPTASAKGSRTPVAVPKSDARGAEKMNSPQQYSRSFGERQLDALGQPKGFRRRHNSWSSSSRGPNQMTPKKNGVKNGQMKQRDDECFGDGVDDGLDTDFDFEGNLALFDKAAVFSEIDTSEQRNGARSRGTPQDQTPLRYRHDENILEAKPVVYRQIVVPQAGGKEYCTDSGLVVPSVSYELHKRLLSVAERHGLTLERRLEMTGVCASQMALTLLGGPNRFTPKNLHQRPTVALLCGPHVQGAQGISCGRHLANHEVEVILFLPNFVKMLDSVTNELTLFNKTDGKQVSSIKDLPDTPVDLIINCLDCHENTFLMDQPWYRAAADWANQNRAPVLSLDPPVSGQGHAVEAKWSLSLCLPLALGEGAGRVYLCDIGFPRQVFQEVGIKYLSPFGCKFVIPLHSA, from the exons aTGGCTGCAGATTGGTTGGGTTGCTTAGTTTCAATTAATTGTGGACCAACGCTTGGAATGTACCAAGGAGAGGTGTCCTCTGTTGATCAATCCAGTCAAACCATCTCCTTAAGGCAGCCTTTCCATAACGGGGTCAAGTGTCCCGTTCCAGAAGTTACATTCAG TGCCATTGATATAAAGGAACTCaagattttagaaatcaaaaatgGCAGTGTGAAGAACACACCAACTGCATCAGCCAAGGGGAGCCGCACCCCAGTGGCGGTCCCAAAGAGCGATGCCAGGGGTGCAGAGAAAATGAACTCCCCTCAACAGTACTCCAGGAGCTTTGGGGAGCGTCAGCTGGACGCTCTGGGCCAGCCCAAAGGGTTTCGTCGAAGGCACAATTCCT GGTCATCCAGCAGTCGAGGACCAAACCAAATGACACCAAAGAAGAACGGAGTGAAGAACGGTCAGATGAAGCAGAGAGACGACGAGTGTTTTGGAGACGGGGTGGACGACGGCCTGGACACAGACTTTGACTTTGAAGGAAACCTGGCTCTTTTTGACAAAGCAGCAGTTTTCTCAGAAATCGACACGTCGGAGCAACGAAATGGCGCCAGGTCGCGCGGGACCCCGCAAGACCAGACGCCCTTACGGTACCGGCACGACGAAAACATCTTGGAGGCCAAACCTGTCGTGTACAGACAGATCGTTGTGCCACAGGCTGGTGGCAAAGAATACTGCACTG ACTCTGGACTTGTTGTTCCAAGTGTTTCCTATGAACTACACAAGCGTCTGCTGTCCGTTGCGGAGCGTCATGGTCTCACGTTGGAGAGAAGGCTTGAGATGACGGGGGTGTGTGCCAGTCAGATGGCACTGACGTTGTTAGGAGGCCCGAACAG ATTCACGCCAAAGAATTTACATCAGCGCCCCACAGTGGCGCTGCTGTGCGGTCCTCACGTTCAGGGCGCGCAGGGCATCAGCTGCGGTCGACATCTTGCTAATCACGAAGTGGAGGTCATATTGTTTCTGCCCAACTTTGTAAAGATGCTTGATTCTGTGACCAACGAACTCACACTCTTCAACAAAACGGATGGCAAACAGGTGTCTAGCATCAAAG ACCTTCCGGACACTCCAGTGGATCTCATCATAAACTGTCTGGACTGCCACGAGAACACCTTCCTGATGGACCAGCCGTGGTACCGGGCCGCCGCGGACTGGGCTAACCAGAACAGAGCACCGGTGCTTAGCTTGGACCCCCCTGTGAGTGGGCAGGGTCATGCAGTCGAGGCCAAGTGGTCTTTATCCCTTTGTCTCCCGCTTGCTCTGGGGGAAGGAGCCGGCAGAGTGTATCTATGTGACATCGGTTTTCCTCGGCAAGTTTTCCAAGAAGTGGGAATCAAATACCTATCTCCATTTGGCTGCAAGTTTGTCATCCCCTTGCATTCTGCCTAG